ATCCTCGAAGTGCCCACCTTCGCCTTTCTCGACGCCGGGGGCATCGAAACCGTCTCTGCCTCTCTGCAAGCCCTCCGCGCCTGGCTCCAGCACTGCAAGCCCGCTCCCTCTCCGTCGTGAGACCCATCCTCTCGCCGAGGCGGCCATTCATCGAAACACAGGAGATTTTCGTGAACCGCGCGGGATGGCGGGGTATAATCTTGCGCGCAGTTTCCCATGTTGACGTGCGGCGACAAGACGGAAAGACAGGCGAGGAGATGCGGATCATGGCCATGCGATATCAAACGGATCTTCGAGACGACGGGACACCACGGCTGATCGTGCGAGCGCTTTGTGCGGGCCTCATGTGGGTGTGTCTGACACTGCCCGTGGACGCGGCGACGCGCCTGGAGGCGCGCATCGTGGACGACGCGAGTGGACAACCGCTGGCGGCCCGTGTCGCGGTCACGAACGCCGACGGCAAGTTCGTCGAGATCGCCGGCCGGCACGAGCACGTCGAGTATCTGGGCAAACGCTGGTGCTACGTCGATGGCTCGTTCGCCCTGACGGTTCCCAGCGGCGGCGTCTGGCTCGAAATCCGCCGGGGGTTCGAGACCCTGCCTCTGACGGCAAAGATCGCCGGCCAGGCATCGAGTAAGAAGGCCGAGAAGACCTTCCGCCTTCGCCGCTGGATCGACATGGGAGCCAAAGGGTACGTCAACGGTGACATCCATGCGCATTTGCCCGTCCCGAAGGTCGCCCATCCGCAGATGCGGGCCGAAGACCTCAACACGCTGACGCTGCTGTACCTGCCGGACACCGAATCGCCCATTGCGACGAACCGCTGCTTCACGGGCAAGCTCGATGCCTGCTCGACGCCGGGCTGCGAGATCTACGTCAGCCAGGAGATCCAGGAATGGCAGATGGGCCATCTGACGCTGCTGGGTCTGACGTCTCTTGTCCCCGGCTACCCGCACGCCGGCGGCTCGCTCGAACACTGGAAGGGTTTTCCGCAGTGGGACTTGATGCGGGCTCTGCGCGCGACGCGCGAGCAGAACGGCACGATCTTCTGGTCGCACATCTCGTCACTGCCCGGCGCCGAATTGCCCGTGGCGCTCGCGTTGGGCCTCGTCGACGGGGTCGAGCTGATCACCTGGAGCGACCCGACGCACTTGCCCAACCACTGGGGCCCGTGGGAGGATTCGGGCTTTTCGCAGGCCGAGTTTCCGGTCATGCGGAGCATGGACCTGTACTACCAATTCCTCAACGCCGGGTTCCGCCTGCCGATCGCCGCCGGCACCGACAAATTCGAGGAGGAGATTCCCCTGGGCAGCAACCGGACGTACGCCCGCGTGACGGGGACGCCGAACTATGACTCCTGGCTGGCAGCGGTCAAGGCCGGTCGCGGCTTCGTCACCAACGGCCCCATCGTCGAGTTCGACGTCGCCGGCAGCGAGCCGGGCGACGTGATCGAGTTCCAGGGCCGCAAGCAGGTCAAGGCCCGCGCGCGAGTCCGCTCGATCCTGCCGATCAACACAATCGACATCGTTATGAACGGCCGCAAGGTCGGCCACAAGACGGTCCCGCTGCTGCGGCAGGACCCGCCCGCCGACGGCATCTATTCACTCGAGGTCGAGGCGACCGTCGAGCTGACCGACAGCGCCTGGCTGGCCGCCCGCGTGAGCGATCATCCGGACCTGCTCCATCGCATCCTGCCGAGGGGACTGTCCGTGTTCTCCCACACCAGCCCGGTCTACTTCCTCAAGGACGGCCGCAAAGTCCGCGAGCCCGCATCGATCGCCTACCTGCAGAAGTACGTCGAGGGAACCCTGCACTGGCTCGGCACCAACCCGAACTTCGCCCTCGAAGAAGACCGCCAAGCCGCCCACCAGGCCGCCGAACAAGCCCTCCAGGTATACAGAGATCTGTAGCTCAATCAGCCCCAGGCAGACACTTACCCGGGGTCTTCATAGGAAGCGACCCTCGGCGACGGGGACGACGCGGCCGCCGACGTTGACGTCGATGGCGTCCTGCTGGCGCTCGGCTTTCAGGCGGATCAGGGAAGGGCGGCCGATTTCGCAGCCCTGCTCGACACGCGCGTCGATTCTGGTTTCGCCGAAGTAGCGGTGCCGGACGAGATAGCCGGCCAGGCAGCCGTTGCCGCTGCCGGTGGCCGGGTCCTCTTCGATGCCGTAGGAGGGCACGAACACGCGGACGTTCAGATCGTTCCGCTCGTCGTATGTCTCGGGACAGAAGACGAGGATTCCGTCTTCGTGCTCCTGTCGCGACGCCGCGAAGTACTTGTCCCGGTTGACGCGTGCTCGTCTCACCGCATCGAGATCCTTCAGCGGGACGATGGCGAACCAAAGTCCCGTCGAGACCGCCTGGATGGGGAAACGCGTTTCGATCTGGTCCGGATCGAGCCCGAGCAAATCTGCCATCGACGCCGGATCGGTCGTATCTCCGAAGTCGGGCGATTTCTGCTTCATCCACAGGATGTCGCGGCCCGCCTCCTGCCCGAACGTGACCGGGATCGGCTTGAGCTTCAGGTTCAGATTCACCTGCTCGACGTCTTTGCCGATGATCTCACGGCGGATGACGAAAGCGGTCCCCAGGGTCGGGTGCCCCGCAAAAGGCACCTCGGCAACGGGCGTGAAGATCCGCACGTCGTACCCGCCGTCACGCGGCTGATCCGACAGGATGAACGTCGTCTCCGAGAAGTTCATCTCCCGCGCGATCTGCTGCATCTCGTCGTCGGTCAAGTCGCCGGCATTCCGGAACACCGCCAGTTGGTTCCCCGCGTACTTCCGCTCTGCGAACACGTCCACGATGTAGAAAGGGCATTCGATCATGGTTCATCTCCTGTCGATTCACCGTGCCAGTATGGCCATGAGATGATGCTGTCCGGCGTCCTCGGTGGTTCCGAGAGAGGCGAGCAATTCAATCGACTTGAAACCGCAGTCGGTCAGCAAGCTGCGGTATTCCTCGTCCGTATAGGCCTGCATCGTTTGTCCGTGCCGTGTCACGTTCCCCGTGGAGGCATCGATGACGAAGAACCATTGTACTGCCGTACGGCTCGCTGAGTTCCATAAGCTCTCTTCAAGCCAGATGTGCGGTGCATCGGAGAACAGCCCCGATTCTGCGGTGTGCCATGAGGGGCCTTGCCTGCCCAATTGTTCGATCGCGCTGAACCGGTGCGGCTCCAGAAGCAAGACGCCGTTGCGAGCCAGTCCTCGCCTGGCCTTGGCCAGGA
The sequence above is a segment of the Anaerobaca lacustris genome. Coding sequences within it:
- a CDS encoding CehA/McbA family metallohydrolase; the encoded protein is MAMRYQTDLRDDGTPRLIVRALCAGLMWVCLTLPVDAATRLEARIVDDASGQPLAARVAVTNADGKFVEIAGRHEHVEYLGKRWCYVDGSFALTVPSGGVWLEIRRGFETLPLTAKIAGQASSKKAEKTFRLRRWIDMGAKGYVNGDIHAHLPVPKVAHPQMRAEDLNTLTLLYLPDTESPIATNRCFTGKLDACSTPGCEIYVSQEIQEWQMGHLTLLGLTSLVPGYPHAGGSLEHWKGFPQWDLMRALRATREQNGTIFWSHISSLPGAELPVALALGLVDGVELITWSDPTHLPNHWGPWEDSGFSQAEFPVMRSMDLYYQFLNAGFRLPIAAGTDKFEEEIPLGSNRTYARVTGTPNYDSWLAAVKAGRGFVTNGPIVEFDVAGSEPGDVIEFQGRKQVKARARVRSILPINTIDIVMNGRKVGHKTVPLLRQDPPADGIYSLEVEATVELTDSAWLAARVSDHPDLLHRILPRGLSVFSHTSPVYFLKDGRKVREPASIAYLQKYVEGTLHWLGTNPNFALEEDRQAAHQAAEQALQVYRDL
- a CDS encoding PhzF family phenazine biosynthesis protein, with translation MIECPFYIVDVFAERKYAGNQLAVFRNAGDLTDDEMQQIAREMNFSETTFILSDQPRDGGYDVRIFTPVAEVPFAGHPTLGTAFVIRREIIGKDVEQVNLNLKLKPIPVTFGQEAGRDILWMKQKSPDFGDTTDPASMADLLGLDPDQIETRFPIQAVSTGLWFAIVPLKDLDAVRRARVNRDKYFAASRQEHEDGILVFCPETYDERNDLNVRVFVPSYGIEEDPATGSGNGCLAGYLVRHRYFGETRIDARVEQGCEIGRPSLIRLKAERQQDAIDVNVGGRVVPVAEGRFL